One Malania oleifera isolate guangnan ecotype guangnan chromosome 10, ASM2987363v1, whole genome shotgun sequence genomic region harbors:
- the LOC131165726 gene encoding cyclin-U4-1-like yields the protein MADFQNPAVMPNLITSMSSLLQRVADSNDLNRQLFPQKISVFHSLTRPTISIQSYLERIFKYANCSPSCFLVAYVYLDRFSRHHPSLPINSLNVHRLLITSVMVAAKFLDDIYYNNAHYAKIGGISTAEMNFLEVDFLYGLGFHLNVTPISYNTYCSYLHAHMLMLQSPLHFPLPESPPGFAARSSSLKLQYLCFNEDESSHKEQQLAA from the exons ATGGCAGACTTCCAAAACCCCGCTGTGATGCCCAACCTCATCACCTCCATGTCTTCTCTACTTCAGAGAGTCGCCGATTCGAACGATCTCAACCGTCAGCTTTTTCCTCAGAAGATCTCCGTCTTCCACAGCCTCACCCGCCCCACCATTTCCATCCAGAGCTATCTCGAGAGGATTTTCAAGTACGCCAATTGCAGCCCCTCTTGTTTCCTCGTCGCCTACGTTTACCTCGATCGGTTCTCTCGCCACCACCCCTCGCTTCCCATCAATTCCTTGAATGTTCATCGATTGCTCATCACCAGCGTCATGGTTGCGGCAAAATTCTTGGATGATAT ATACTACAACAATGCTCACTATGCCAAAATTGGAGGAATCAGCACGGCAGAGATGAACTTTCTTGAAGTGGATTTTCTGTATGGATTGGGTTTCCACTTGAACGTGACACCTATCTCCTATAACACCTACTGCTCCTACCTCCATGCTCACATGTTGATGCTGCAATCTCCCCTGCACTTCCCACTGCCAGAGTCTCCTCCAGGCTTTGCTGCAAGATCATCATCGTTGAAGCTCCAATACTTGTGCTTcaatgaagatgaatcctcccaCAAAGAGCAGCAGCTAGCTGCCTAA